A portion of the Kribbella jejuensis genome contains these proteins:
- a CDS encoding sodium:proton antiporter: protein MILVNYLVGVVVFALGVAVILTRRNLVKIVMGLSLIESSGYLLLLSAAYRRGSTAPVLLKPPGGQSEQDLARGNVADPVLQNVCLTAIVIGVAVTAVLLVTVVRIAQHYRTLDADRVRDLRG from the coding sequence ATGATCCTTGTCAACTATCTCGTCGGGGTGGTGGTGTTCGCGCTGGGCGTCGCGGTCATCCTGACCCGGCGGAATCTGGTCAAGATCGTGATGGGGTTGTCGTTGATCGAGTCCTCGGGGTACTTGTTGTTGCTCTCGGCGGCCTATCGCCGGGGATCCACCGCGCCGGTGTTGCTGAAGCCGCCCGGAGGACAATCGGAGCAAGACCTTGCCCGGGGCAACGTTGCGGATCCGGTGCTGCAGAACGTCTGTCTGACCGCGATCGTGATCGGTGTCGCCGTGACTGCCGTGCTGCTCGTCACCGTGGTGCGGATCGCTCAGCACTACCGGACCCTGGACGCGGACCGGGTCCGCGATCTGCGCGGCTGA
- a CDS encoding MnhB domain-containing protein: MRRAVVGWVFAVATAGVLGVAVVDLPREGAALPHIARQAMTVALPDWRTTEPVSEVVYGTRTFDTFGETFLLLAAVVSVLLLARHRERRHDYFGEEEAGQEEQRYQNPGDEPVGPTERTARAADTREDDDAAANAGEASAGRPETPDAEPVGTAAPEAAQGMTVVVRVAIRWVLPVLAVAGGYLVVQGYSPGGGFPAGVVLVGVVLLVYAGFGYRRIARLVRPGPLEVLELIGALLVIVVLALGLALKGSFGANWLPLAPEQTFRSGGTMQAFSVAELIEVGTGLTIVIFSFLAIRHDWTPANPDAADSTQPGGDGEDSR; this comes from the coding sequence ATGAGAAGAGCCGTTGTCGGATGGGTGTTCGCGGTCGCGACTGCGGGGGTACTCGGTGTGGCTGTCGTCGACCTGCCGCGCGAAGGTGCCGCTCTGCCGCACATCGCACGGCAGGCGATGACGGTCGCGCTGCCTGACTGGCGTACGACGGAACCGGTCAGCGAGGTTGTCTACGGGACCCGGACGTTCGACACGTTCGGGGAGACGTTCCTGCTGCTCGCGGCGGTGGTCAGTGTGCTGTTGCTCGCGCGGCATCGGGAACGGCGGCACGACTACTTCGGCGAGGAGGAGGCGGGGCAGGAGGAGCAGCGGTACCAGAACCCTGGCGACGAGCCCGTCGGCCCGACCGAACGCACCGCCCGAGCCGCCGACACCCGCGAAGACGATGATGCTGCGGCGAACGCAGGTGAGGCGAGTGCCGGCCGGCCGGAGACGCCGGACGCGGAGCCGGTGGGGACCGCGGCGCCCGAGGCGGCGCAGGGGATGACGGTCGTGGTGCGAGTGGCGATCAGATGGGTGTTGCCGGTGCTTGCTGTCGCGGGTGGGTATCTGGTCGTGCAGGGATACTCACCGGGTGGCGGGTTCCCCGCGGGCGTCGTGCTCGTGGGGGTCGTGTTGCTTGTGTACGCCGGGTTCGGCTACCGACGGATCGCCAGACTGGTACGCCCGGGTCCGCTGGAGGTGCTCGAGTTGATCGGCGCACTGCTGGTGATCGTCGTGCTGGCGCTCGGGCTCGCACTGAAAGGTTCGTTCGGCGCGAACTGGTTGCCGTTGGCACCGGAACAGACGTTCCGCAGCGGTGGCACCATGCAGGCGTTCTCCGTAGCCGAGCTGATCGAGGTAGGTACGGGCCTGACCATCGTCATCTTCTCGTTCCTCGCGATCCGCCACGACTGGACTCCAGCGAATCCCGATGCCGCAGACTCGACCCAACCCGGGGGTGACGGGGAGGACAGTCGATGA
- a CDS encoding Na(+)/H(+) antiporter subunit B, with amino-acid sequence MFWVLDYLCLAVVLTGAVLVVRLRNLAGAAMALSLVGTVLGLLFVVLGAPDDAHAQIVVGAIALPTLYLIAIGKVRTDVEDRTELGEPADDPDDRP; translated from the coding sequence ATGTTCTGGGTGCTCGACTACCTGTGCCTCGCCGTCGTGCTCACCGGTGCCGTACTCGTGGTCAGGTTGCGCAATCTGGCCGGTGCCGCGATGGCGTTGTCGCTGGTCGGGACCGTGCTGGGATTGCTTTTCGTCGTACTCGGTGCACCGGACGACGCGCACGCGCAGATCGTGGTCGGGGCGATCGCGTTGCCGACGCTGTACCTGATCGCGATCGGCAAGGTCCGGACCGACGTCGAGGACCGTACCGAACTCGGCGAGCCGGCTGACGATCCGGACGACCGGCCATGA
- the mnhG gene encoding monovalent cation/H(+) antiporter subunit G gives MRTALVVVLSLVGLFFSLTGAIGVLRMPDVYSRIQCTSKVITMGAIPALLAVAVSKGLLSQYGVHALIVAFLLLVLNPAASHALGRAAYKTGIRQWSGAVADEPRERGRS, from the coding sequence GTGAGAACCGCACTTGTCGTCGTGCTGTCGCTGGTCGGGCTGTTCTTCTCGCTCACCGGGGCGATCGGGGTCCTGCGGATGCCTGACGTGTACTCGCGCATCCAGTGCACGTCCAAGGTCATCACGATGGGAGCGATACCGGCCTTGCTGGCGGTTGCCGTCAGCAAGGGTTTGCTGTCGCAGTACGGCGTACACGCGCTGATCGTGGCGTTCCTGCTGCTCGTGCTGAACCCGGCCGCGTCACACGCGCTCGGCAGGGCGGCGTACAAGACCGGTATCCGTCAATGGTCCGGCGCGGTCGCAGACGAACCGCGGGAGCGGGGGAGGTCGTGA
- a CDS encoding monovalent cation/H+ antiporter complex subunit F has translation MVEILGLVAILELAVAGLLVVRLAMGPSVTDRVVALNAVSTQATLSLLFFAAYADRTIYLDVALWMASFSYLGALVWARFLERGLL, from the coding sequence ATGGTTGAGATCTTGGGATTAGTGGCAATCCTCGAGTTGGCCGTGGCCGGGTTGCTGGTGGTGCGGCTCGCAATGGGCCCCTCGGTGACTGACCGGGTCGTTGCCCTGAACGCGGTCTCGACCCAGGCGACCTTGTCGTTGCTGTTCTTCGCCGCGTACGCGGACCGCACGATCTACCTCGACGTCGCACTGTGGATGGCGTCGTTCAGTTACCTCGGTGCGCTCGTCTGGGCGCGGTTTCTGGAGCGTGGTCTGTTGTGA
- a CDS encoding Na+/H+ antiporter subunit E yields the protein MARRATTVGVLTFWCFLVWLALTSLLTVESLVTGSVVSLLVAWSLAPLGSVVRPWRALSMLRLAGFVAFKVLRANLSLARRIWTLSLPLATGMVIVPTRFEDESRVAAVGIISSLIVDNQLIDLDRSRRELLYHCVAVPAAGWRYGEIIGPLEHRIDARTRTGYGDVDG from the coding sequence ATGGCTAGGCGTGCGACGACGGTCGGAGTGCTCACGTTCTGGTGTTTTCTCGTCTGGCTGGCGCTGACCTCACTGTTGACCGTTGAATCACTTGTCACCGGCTCGGTCGTCAGCCTGCTGGTTGCCTGGTCGCTTGCGCCGCTGGGCTCAGTTGTTCGGCCGTGGCGGGCGCTGTCGATGCTTCGGCTCGCCGGTTTCGTTGCCTTCAAGGTACTTCGGGCCAACCTCTCGCTGGCGCGCCGGATCTGGACGCTGTCATTGCCTTTGGCAACAGGAATGGTGATCGTGCCGACGCGCTTCGAGGACGAGAGCCGCGTGGCCGCGGTGGGGATCATCAGCTCGCTGATCGTCGACAACCAGCTCATCGACCTGGATCGGTCGCGCCGCGAACTCCTGTACCACTGCGTCGCCGTACCAGCAGCAGGCTGGCGGTACGGCGAGATCATCGGCCCGCTGGAGCACCGGATCGACGCCCGCACGCGAACCGGGTATGGAGACGTCGATGGTTGA
- a CDS encoding endonuclease, with product MPDIVDLIIERHGRTYADEAGITLADKPSPLFQLLVLASLLSARITAGVAVAAARELFAAGYRTPRKMIDAGWQARVDALGRGHYRRYDERTSTMLADAAEHLLDRWNGDLRKLHDEGGDDPDRLRQLLQEFKGIGPSGADIFLREVQAVWPGIAPYVDPRAEQGAHRLGLTKPPRADTPARHASLAAALVRLSRDQKAADDLKRQLAERS from the coding sequence ATGCCTGACATCGTTGATCTGATCATCGAACGGCACGGACGGACGTACGCCGACGAAGCCGGTATCACCCTCGCGGACAAGCCCTCGCCGCTGTTCCAACTGCTCGTACTCGCGTCCCTGCTCAGCGCACGAATAACGGCGGGCGTCGCCGTCGCCGCCGCTCGGGAGCTGTTCGCGGCCGGATACCGGACGCCGCGGAAGATGATCGATGCAGGCTGGCAGGCGCGCGTGGATGCGTTGGGGCGCGGTCATTACCGGCGGTACGACGAACGTACGTCGACCATGCTCGCCGACGCCGCCGAGCACCTTCTCGATCGCTGGAACGGCGATCTGCGCAAGCTGCACGACGAAGGTGGAGACGATCCTGATCGGCTGCGTCAGCTCCTGCAGGAGTTCAAGGGCATCGGCCCGTCCGGCGCGGACATCTTTCTCCGCGAGGTCCAGGCGGTCTGGCCGGGCATCGCGCCGTACGTCGACCCACGCGCCGAGCAAGGCGCACACCGACTCGGCCTGACGAAACCGCCGCGCGCCGACACCCCCGCCCGCCACGCATCCCTCGCCGCCGCGCTCGTCCGCCTCTCCCGCGACCAGAAGGCCGCCGACGACCTCAAGCGCCAGCTCGCTGAGCGCAGCTGA
- a CDS encoding VOC family protein produces MVTKRGDGVGDLRVATVCVNATDMERAADFWSAALGYRRPERIGEQDQFAKLEDPAGTGPAVLLQRAEAIPAAPTPVHLDLYTSDRDTHIDRLVKLGATRAEDWSYPEEHEFVVLRDTEGNEFCVINVN; encoded by the coding sequence ATGGTTACCAAACGTGGCGATGGTGTCGGGGATCTTCGGGTGGCGACGGTCTGCGTGAACGCGACCGACATGGAGCGCGCCGCCGACTTCTGGTCGGCGGCACTGGGGTATCGGCGACCGGAGCGGATCGGTGAGCAGGACCAATTCGCCAAGCTGGAGGATCCGGCGGGGACCGGGCCCGCGGTCCTTTTGCAACGTGCTGAAGCAATTCCTGCTGCGCCGACGCCGGTTCATCTCGACCTGTACACGTCGGATCGCGATACCCACATCGACCGCCTGGTGAAACTGGGCGCGACGCGGGCCGAGGATTGGTCGTACCCGGAGGAACACGAGTTCGTCGTACTCCGGGACACCGAGGGCAACGAGTTCTGCGTCATCAACGTCAACTGA
- a CDS encoding DUF2231 domain-containing protein has translation MDERSQGKRPRTVMAGPYGHPFHPTLVMVPIGAWVASVVFDIVALANGSDENVFAEGAYWLIAIGIVGAVLAAVFGLIDLLAIPRKTAAFRTGITHMALNLTVLVLFRSTSPSAPGAGTSRPTSSGSC, from the coding sequence ATGGACGAGAGATCGCAGGGGAAGCGGCCGCGGACCGTAATGGCGGGGCCGTACGGGCATCCGTTTCATCCGACGCTGGTCATGGTGCCGATCGGTGCCTGGGTGGCGAGTGTGGTGTTCGATATCGTTGCATTGGCCAACGGGTCGGACGAGAATGTGTTTGCCGAGGGCGCCTACTGGTTGATTGCCATCGGCATCGTCGGGGCGGTGCTGGCGGCGGTCTTCGGGCTGATCGATCTGCTCGCGATTCCGCGGAAGACGGCGGCATTCCGGACCGGGATCACGCACATGGCTCTCAATCTGACCGTCTTGGTGTTGTTCCGATCGACTTCGCCATCCGCGCCGGGCGCGGGTACGAGTCGGCCGACGTCGTCGGGTTCGTGCTGA